In a single window of the Pocillopora verrucosa isolate sample1 chromosome 4, ASM3666991v2, whole genome shotgun sequence genome:
- the LOC131779346 gene encoding adrenocorticotropic hormone receptor-like isoform X3, protein MTEVNTGMTITNCDFMVDSVDRRKHLASTNIAVIVLNSIFSLTATIQNLPVIYAIVRTPSLHNPPYILLCSLASTDLLVGFIIQPLYIAHNAILLSGQQFNCSLWMTKETLLLLFMFVSISTLVMISTERWLALHFHLRYREIVTMSRTLKSVGSTWFFCTVSVIAWPAGLPIYYFTAIGIVVITIAAILLLFMYIKIFLVLRRHQVLIDNQTKLHPQSVSIRKHRKSSATMLYVVVLFFIFYAPTFYAMIHYLHSKEKTASVEQTILWEVAKTVALINASANPVMYYWKMRELRRAVRNVFGSTSATRVHVGDVITPGSGSMENEFRSRTEHQRQGSFSVRPRVSWSNTALSKPDLREDQSCSVTKPPEKKVFLLPRYLEPGPSFGWQVPSSSDK, encoded by the coding sequence ATGACCGAGGTCAACACTGGAATGACTATCACTAACTGTGATTTTATGGTCGACAGCGTCGATCGACGGAAACATCTTGCTTCGACAAACATCGCTGTTATCGTATTGAACTCTATTTTCTCTCTGACAGCTACGATTCAAAATCTTCCAGTAATTTACGCAATTGTGCGAACACCTTCCCTGCACAATCCTCCTTATATCCTTTTGTGCTCGTTGGCTTCGACGGATCTTCTCGTCGGATTTATCATTCAGCCTTTGTACATCGCGCACAATGCCATTCTCCTAAGCGGGCAACAATTCAACTGCAGCCTTTGGATGACGAAAGAGACACTCTTACTGTTGTTTATGTTTGTATCTATCTCGACCCTGGTCATGATAAGCACTGAGCGTTGGCTTGCGCTCCATTTTCACCTCAGATACCGTGAAATTGTCACAATGTCGCGGACGCTCAAATCGGTTGGCTCAACTTGGTTCTTTTGCACTGTGTCGGTTATCGCGTGGCCTGCAGGGCTCCCCATTTACTACTTCACAGCAATCGGAATCGTTGTCATAACGATAGCTGCAATTTTGCTGCTTTTCATGTacatcaaaatatttctggTGCTTCGTCGACACCAAGTTCTAATTGACAACCAAACCAAGCTTCATCCTCAATCAGTCAGCATAAGGAAACATAGGAAATCTTCCGCCACCATGCTTTACGTTGTggttttgttcttcattttctACGCGCCTACGTTCTATGCTATGATTCACTATTTacattctaaagaaaaaacGGCCAGCGTGGAGCAGACAATTTTATGGGAGGTGGCCAAGACGGTGGCGTTAATAAACGCTTCCGCGAACCCTGTAATGTACTACTGGAAAATGCGGGAATTGCGACGCGCCGTCCGAAATGTGTTTGGCTCTACGTCCGCAACACGGGTTCATGTGGGAGATGTTATCACCCCTGGATCAGGGAGCATGGAGAATGAGTTTAGGAGTAGAACAGAACATCAGCGGCAAGGATCGTTTTCGGTTAGACCGCGAGTAAGCTGGTCGAATACTGCTCTTTCTAAACCAGATCTTCGTGAAGATCAAAGCTGCTCGGTAACGAAACCACCGGAGAAAAAAGTGTTCCTCTTGCCGAGATATCTCGAGCCTGGCCCGAGCTTTGGATGGCAAGTACCGTCAAGCAGCGATAAATAG
- the LOC131779346 gene encoding adrenocorticotropic hormone receptor-like isoform X2 — translation MQRVCPSPHNQLPPYLLTVLKDSSSEQKIFSMTEVNTGMTITNCDFMVDSVDRRKHLASTNIAVIVLNSIFSLTATIQNLPVIYAIVRTPSLHNPPYILLCSLASTDLLVGFIIQPLYIAHNAILLSGQQFNCSLWMTKETLLLLFMFVSISTLVMISTERWLALHFHLRYREIVTMSRTLKSVGSTWFFCTVSVIAWPAGLPIYYFTAIGIVVITIAAILLLFMYIKIFLVLRRHQVLIDNQTKLHPQSVSIRKHRKSSATMLYVVVLFFIFYAPTFYAMIHYLHSKEKTASVEQTILWEVAKTVALINASANPVMYYWKMRELRRAVRNVFGSTSATRVHVGDVITPGSGSMENEFRSRTEHQRQGSFSVRPRVSWSNTALSKPDLREDQSCSVTKPPEKKVFLLPRYLEPGPSFGWQVPSSSDK, via the exons ATGCAA AGGGTTTGTCCGTCACCACATAATCAGCTTCCGCCATACTTGTTAACAGTTTTAAAGGACTCTTCGTCTGAGCAGAAGATCTTCAGCATGACCGAGGTCAACACTGGAATGACTATCACTAACTGTGATTTTATGGTCGACAGCGTCGATCGACGGAAACATCTTGCTTCGACAAACATCGCTGTTATCGTATTGAACTCTATTTTCTCTCTGACAGCTACGATTCAAAATCTTCCAGTAATTTACGCAATTGTGCGAACACCTTCCCTGCACAATCCTCCTTATATCCTTTTGTGCTCGTTGGCTTCGACGGATCTTCTCGTCGGATTTATCATTCAGCCTTTGTACATCGCGCACAATGCCATTCTCCTAAGCGGGCAACAATTCAACTGCAGCCTTTGGATGACGAAAGAGACACTCTTACTGTTGTTTATGTTTGTATCTATCTCGACCCTGGTCATGATAAGCACTGAGCGTTGGCTTGCGCTCCATTTTCACCTCAGATACCGTGAAATTGTCACAATGTCGCGGACGCTCAAATCGGTTGGCTCAACTTGGTTCTTTTGCACTGTGTCGGTTATCGCGTGGCCTGCAGGGCTCCCCATTTACTACTTCACAGCAATCGGAATCGTTGTCATAACGATAGCTGCAATTTTGCTGCTTTTCATGTacatcaaaatatttctggTGCTTCGTCGACACCAAGTTCTAATTGACAACCAAACCAAGCTTCATCCTCAATCAGTCAGCATAAGGAAACATAGGAAATCTTCCGCCACCATGCTTTACGTTGTggttttgttcttcattttctACGCGCCTACGTTCTATGCTATGATTCACTATTTacattctaaagaaaaaacGGCCAGCGTGGAGCAGACAATTTTATGGGAGGTGGCCAAGACGGTGGCGTTAATAAACGCTTCCGCGAACCCTGTAATGTACTACTGGAAAATGCGGGAATTGCGACGCGCCGTCCGAAATGTGTTTGGCTCTACGTCCGCAACACGGGTTCATGTGGGAGATGTTATCACCCCTGGATCAGGGAGCATGGAGAATGAGTTTAGGAGTAGAACAGAACATCAGCGGCAAGGATCGTTTTCGGTTAGACCGCGAGTAAGCTGGTCGAATACTGCTCTTTCTAAACCAGATCTTCGTGAAGATCAAAGCTGCTCGGTAACGAAACCACCGGAGAAAAAAGTGTTCCTCTTGCCGAGATATCTCGAGCCTGGCCCGAGCTTTGGATGGCAAGTACCGTCAAGCAGCGATAAATAG
- the LOC131779346 gene encoding adrenocorticotropic hormone receptor-like isoform X1, with product MIERVCPSPHNQLPPYLLTVLKDSSSEQKIFSMTEVNTGMTITNCDFMVDSVDRRKHLASTNIAVIVLNSIFSLTATIQNLPVIYAIVRTPSLHNPPYILLCSLASTDLLVGFIIQPLYIAHNAILLSGQQFNCSLWMTKETLLLLFMFVSISTLVMISTERWLALHFHLRYREIVTMSRTLKSVGSTWFFCTVSVIAWPAGLPIYYFTAIGIVVITIAAILLLFMYIKIFLVLRRHQVLIDNQTKLHPQSVSIRKHRKSSATMLYVVVLFFIFYAPTFYAMIHYLHSKEKTASVEQTILWEVAKTVALINASANPVMYYWKMRELRRAVRNVFGSTSATRVHVGDVITPGSGSMENEFRSRTEHQRQGSFSVRPRVSWSNTALSKPDLREDQSCSVTKPPEKKVFLLPRYLEPGPSFGWQVPSSSDK from the exons ATGATTGAG AGGGTTTGTCCGTCACCACATAATCAGCTTCCGCCATACTTGTTAACAGTTTTAAAGGACTCTTCGTCTGAGCAGAAGATCTTCAGCATGACCGAGGTCAACACTGGAATGACTATCACTAACTGTGATTTTATGGTCGACAGCGTCGATCGACGGAAACATCTTGCTTCGACAAACATCGCTGTTATCGTATTGAACTCTATTTTCTCTCTGACAGCTACGATTCAAAATCTTCCAGTAATTTACGCAATTGTGCGAACACCTTCCCTGCACAATCCTCCTTATATCCTTTTGTGCTCGTTGGCTTCGACGGATCTTCTCGTCGGATTTATCATTCAGCCTTTGTACATCGCGCACAATGCCATTCTCCTAAGCGGGCAACAATTCAACTGCAGCCTTTGGATGACGAAAGAGACACTCTTACTGTTGTTTATGTTTGTATCTATCTCGACCCTGGTCATGATAAGCACTGAGCGTTGGCTTGCGCTCCATTTTCACCTCAGATACCGTGAAATTGTCACAATGTCGCGGACGCTCAAATCGGTTGGCTCAACTTGGTTCTTTTGCACTGTGTCGGTTATCGCGTGGCCTGCAGGGCTCCCCATTTACTACTTCACAGCAATCGGAATCGTTGTCATAACGATAGCTGCAATTTTGCTGCTTTTCATGTacatcaaaatatttctggTGCTTCGTCGACACCAAGTTCTAATTGACAACCAAACCAAGCTTCATCCTCAATCAGTCAGCATAAGGAAACATAGGAAATCTTCCGCCACCATGCTTTACGTTGTggttttgttcttcattttctACGCGCCTACGTTCTATGCTATGATTCACTATTTacattctaaagaaaaaacGGCCAGCGTGGAGCAGACAATTTTATGGGAGGTGGCCAAGACGGTGGCGTTAATAAACGCTTCCGCGAACCCTGTAATGTACTACTGGAAAATGCGGGAATTGCGACGCGCCGTCCGAAATGTGTTTGGCTCTACGTCCGCAACACGGGTTCATGTGGGAGATGTTATCACCCCTGGATCAGGGAGCATGGAGAATGAGTTTAGGAGTAGAACAGAACATCAGCGGCAAGGATCGTTTTCGGTTAGACCGCGAGTAAGCTGGTCGAATACTGCTCTTTCTAAACCAGATCTTCGTGAAGATCAAAGCTGCTCGGTAACGAAACCACCGGAGAAAAAAGTGTTCCTCTTGCCGAGATATCTCGAGCCTGGCCCGAGCTTTGGATGGCAAGTACCGTCAAGCAGCGATAAATAG